A single Bremerella cremea DNA region contains:
- a CDS encoding response regulator has protein sequence MSDTYKILIADDNQANVELLEAFLANIDCDTEIAVNGQDTLDKVASFKPDLILLDVMMPKLSGFEVCKQLKADPATKGIMILMVTALNELGDIERAVSAGTDDFLSKPVNRIELTKRVENMLRLKNVENENERLRQYIEQMENSRA, from the coding sequence ATGTCGGACACCTATAAAATTCTGATCGCCGACGACAATCAAGCGAACGTCGAGTTGCTGGAGGCCTTTCTGGCCAATATCGATTGCGATACCGAAATCGCGGTCAACGGCCAAGACACGCTCGACAAAGTGGCCAGTTTCAAGCCAGATTTAATCTTGCTTGATGTGATGATGCCCAAATTGAGCGGTTTCGAGGTCTGCAAGCAGCTCAAAGCCGATCCGGCGACCAAGGGCATCATGATACTGATGGTTACCGCGCTGAACGAATTGGGAGATATCGAACGAGCCGTTTCCGCCGGTACGGACGACTTTCTCTCGAAACCGGTCAACCGGATCGAACTGACCAAACGGGTAGAAAATATGCTCCGTTTGAAGAATGTCGAGAACGAAAACGAACGTCTCCGCCAGTACATCGAGCAGATGGAAAACAGCCGGGCGTAA
- a CDS encoding DMT family transporter, with protein MRKQVDATATAIMMLLCLTWGLQQTAIKSIAGEMAPLLQIAIRSGGSAALVWLISRFFFRDHWLPGVAWRSGLVVAVLFSGEFLLVAEGLRLTTASHMAMFLYTAPLFAAVGLHLVRPEERLNLWQWLGVLVAFGGVVLTFSAPQESTIVSPTSPNLLLGDFMGLCAGAAWGLTTVVLRTSRLNDAPPAQTLYYQLAGAFLASILVALVSGKMGVTVTPLLVVSLTFQTIVVAFISYLVWFWLLRHYLASRLGVLSLMTPLFGIAFGAILLGEPLTWAFLAGGTFVLGGLFLVSRGKQWGAASLGAIAPAETVCPQPIGENATTYLSPCEQQVAGETILVASSEET; from the coding sequence ATGAGAAAGCAAGTCGACGCCACCGCGACAGCGATCATGATGCTGTTATGCTTGACGTGGGGTCTGCAGCAAACGGCCATCAAATCAATCGCGGGAGAGATGGCTCCCCTTTTGCAAATCGCAATCCGCTCTGGCGGCAGTGCGGCGCTCGTTTGGCTGATCAGTCGTTTCTTCTTTCGCGACCACTGGCTACCAGGCGTTGCCTGGCGTTCAGGGCTGGTGGTTGCCGTGCTATTCTCGGGCGAGTTCCTTTTGGTGGCCGAAGGGCTCCGTTTGACGACTGCTTCGCACATGGCCATGTTCCTCTATACGGCTCCTTTGTTTGCGGCGGTCGGCTTGCACTTGGTTCGCCCAGAAGAACGCTTGAACCTCTGGCAGTGGCTAGGCGTTCTGGTGGCGTTTGGCGGAGTCGTGCTAACCTTTTCCGCTCCCCAGGAATCGACCATCGTGAGCCCGACCTCGCCGAACTTGCTTTTGGGCGATTTCATGGGCTTGTGCGCGGGGGCGGCTTGGGGGCTAACGACCGTGGTGCTGCGAACCAGCCGGCTGAACGATGCCCCGCCTGCACAAACGCTGTATTATCAGCTGGCTGGCGCCTTTCTGGCGTCGATTTTGGTGGCCCTAGTTTCCGGCAAGATGGGCGTCACCGTCACGCCGCTGCTGGTGGTCAGCCTCACCTTCCAAACCATCGTGGTCGCGTTTATCAGCTACCTGGTATGGTTTTGGCTGCTGCGGCATTACTTGGCCAGCCGGTTGGGTGTGCTTTCGCTGATGACCCCCTTGTTCGGCATCGCGTTCGGAGCGATTTTGCTCGGCGAACCGCTGACGTGGGCCTTCCTGGCCGGTGGCACGTTTGTCCTGGGCGGGCTGTTCCTGGTTAGCCGAGGCAAACAATGGGGCGCCGCGAGCCTGGGGGCCATCGCTCCGGCAGAAACCGTTTGCCCACAACCGATCGGCGAAAACGCCACCACCTACCTCTCGCCCTGCGAGCAGCAGGTCGCCGGTGAAACCATCTTGGTTGCTAGCAGTGAAGAAACCTAA